ttgtctgttgaggggggctttATAAATGTACGCCTCAACAGGCTTATCTGTTGAGGGGGATTTCAAAGTCCCGCCTCAACAAATATCTTTTTGAGGCGGGCCAATCCCGCCTCAACAGATCTTTGACTTTTTGAAGCCCCTTCTGTCGAAGCGGgccatgttcgcctcaacaagCCCGAAATGCCCCCCcgaacaggggttttttccactagtgttccTTGCGTGTTTAGGCTTTATCCAAACCCTATCCTTAAGCTCGTACTCTTCAACAGACTCTTCCAACATTTTCTTACTCAAACACCGCACATACAGTACCCTACTACACTCTCTTTGGACCTCATGAAATTTGGCGTATGTGTATATTTTCTGGAAAAGTTCCTCGACTGGGAAACAGGTGACAATTTGCCTCAAATTTCTCGTAGTACTCGTATCTGCCATAATTTCTTCATTTGCCCTTGCCTCCATTGCTTCACAATAAGCCTCAACAAACTCATACAAATGAGTATGCTTGTGTACAAATTGGTCAAAAAAGCTGTTTATACTTTCAACTCGTTGGGTCGTCTTCATGCCAGCCCAAAATAAATGCTTCACATACGCAGGAACCCACATGTTCCTTTCCGCATACAACCCTGGAACAGATGAATTTCAGCAACAACTCAGGTTAACTGATCAGTTGCACCTCATCAGGTTTACAGATCAGTTGCACATATCAAAAGCACATATCAGTTGCACAGATTAGGTGCAATGATCAGTTGCACTGATCAGGAGCAATGATCAGGAACACTAATCAGGTACACTGATCAGGTACACTAATCAGGTGCACTAATCAGGTGCATTGATCTGGTGGTGTGCACAGATCAGGTGCAGTAATTTGGTGGTGTGCACAGATCAGGTGCACTAATCTGGTGGTGTGCACAAATCAGGTGCACAGATCAGTTGCACTGATCTAGTGGTGTACACAGATCAAGTGCACTGATCAGGTGCACAGATCAGGTGCACTGATCTGCTGGTGTGCACAGATCAGGTGCACTGATCTGGTGGTGTGCACAGATCAAAAATCATGCATATGTACATCAGATTAGGGTGATCTGATCAGGTGGTGCACAGATTAGGTGAACCTTTTCCTCATTTTTTTTCTCATCCTTTTTTTTCTAGATTATTTTTTTCACTCCAAAATAAATATACAATACAAAGACGGAGAATGTACCTTCAAGACAATCATCATCAACCTGGTACCTCTCCATAACTGTTGCCCAATTTAATTCGAACTCATCACATGTTAGACTATCATATATTGCCCGCTCCAAGTCTACCTTTAAATCGGGGTACTCTACATGCGTTCCAAGCTTCCTACTAAACTTCTGAAGAATGTGTCATATGCACCACCTATGACATGTATCGCTCATGGTTGATCTCAAAGCCCTCCTCATCGCGGGATCTTGATCAGTTAAGATCCCAATTGGGGCTTTACCACCCATACATTCTAACCAATTACCGAAAATCCACTCGAATGTGTCACTATTTTCATGCGAAACAAGCGCACATCCAAGTAATATGCTCTGACCATGATGATTTACACCAAAAAAGTTCGCAAACGACATTTTATATTTATTGGTCAAGTACGTACTATCAAAGCAGACAACATCACCAAACTCCTCATAAGCAGCTCTACTACGAGCATCAACCCATAAAACATCCTGCAATATCCCATTTGCACCTTGCCGGTACACGTGAAAAAAATCAGAATTATCTGCTTTCATCTTCTTAAAATAGTCAAACATTGCCTTCGCATCACCACCACTAGTCCTAGCCTTCCTCTCCTTCGCAACCACATCATTAAGATCCTTCCGTAGGAAAGGCATTCTACCTCTACCATTATGTTGCACCGCCATTAAGTTATAAGTTTGAGCCACAGACATACCAGATTTCGAACATACATTCGCTTGTGTCAACACATGAGGATTTTCCCTTAAAAACTTCTTCCGGTTATAAGCAATAATCCTAGACTTACTAGGAGTGGGGTGATGATTTTCATGAACCATTACTGCTCTACGTATCACCCACTCTCCTAACTTATTTACacttgcaaatacatgtacggGACATTGACATTTCTTAGACTTGCGTACCCCACTCCCAGTTATTTCATGGAGTTTTGAATCGGATGCAACCTTATCCCCAATCACCTTGCGCCTTCTTTCCGGCACACCATAGCACTCACAAGTCCACAAACAATTACGCTTCTCTTTCCCGATTCCTTTCTCTTTATCAGAACCAACCGAAGATTTCACCGAACCACAATGACGGGCAACACCAAAACCCTTTTGTTTGGCATACCCCTAAACTGTTGTTCAATCTCCTCCCAACCAGGAAACACCATACCAACCTTCAATTCAAGAACTTCCTCCTCTTCCCCGTAGTCAGTTACAACCATTCGCTTTTTTGGGGTTGTGAAACAATCCTCACCACCCTCCTACAATTACATTCAAAGCCAACCCCATCACAATTACCAATCTCAACCAATGCCAAACCCAACAACTACAAATACCAATTACATTAAACCAGAACACACAccataaaccctaaaccctaaaaaaaccaaacaattTCATAATCTTACATTATTAATTAGCATCATTAAACCAgtatttattttaatgattaattaattcaTTCAATCATTCCTTTTAATGATTCATTCAACAatcaataaattcataaaatcaatacaaataaataaactcATACATTATTTGGTTGCTAtacaataaattcataaaatcaatacaaataaaaaaattattacctTGCATCGGGAATTCACAACACGAAATAGAATGAATTACAAATCCCTAAAACATGATtgctagaaaaaaaaaatggattgGAGTGCCATTTGATAAACAACTGAATGACATTTTGAGAAACAAATGAATGCCATTTGAAAAATAAACCAATTAATGCTTTTCTGGAGATAAATTATATAACAGATCCAAGTTCATACCTCTTTGTCAGAGGAGGATTGTGGTTCATACCTCCATATGaagtcttcttcttcttcttcttctccatcAACCTCGCGACTACCGTCACCAATTTCGTCACCAATTTCAGCCCCACTTCCCTCCATTTCCGAAATTAACTCTTAAACTAACCCCCAAATGAAAGCTCACCAAATAGtcaagaagaagaggagaacAACAAGATGaacaattttgattttttttaacagAAATCTGGGTTCTAAATTCTCGATGAACCAACAAGGTTCCAAAAATGGTGGTGGTCGAAATGGTAAAAGCTCAGGTGGGGAGGCTGAATTGAAAGAGGAACTCAACAAAGGTTGGAAAAGAATTTGCCAACTCAGACTCGCCACATCATCACCCGTTTCAATTATTTACTGTTCCGTTATTGTTTTTTCCCCCAAAaccatattttatttacttttacctttttttttaagtGTGATATGTTTTTCCAAATACATATATGATATGTATTTGGACTTCCTCCCCAATGTTACCATGTCCGATCATTttcacaaaagaaaaaaaataaagaaaaaatttaATCTATCTATTACTACACATACTAAAAGGACACATAATACATACTAAAAGGACACATCATGAATGACACGTGTAACATCCTGGTGAAtccttagtatttttttttcttttaaaaaatatattttaattgaacaatcttttatccttagtatttttttctttaaaaaaaaaaatatttgaattgaaaaatcttTTAGAATATTTGatgtcttgattttttttttttcttattttaccTTCTATCTCTATCATATCATATAAGCCATGAGCTGAGGGTAATGAGTAATACCACTTTTCATGCCCCCCTGCAAATATACTACAATACCCCCATCCCAAATAGAACAGTCTATCCT
This genomic stretch from Spinacia oleracea cultivar Varoflay chromosome 3, BTI_SOV_V1, whole genome shotgun sequence harbors:
- the LOC110792392 gene encoding uncharacterized protein; this translates as MERYQVDDDCLEGLYAERNMWVPAYVKHLFWAGMKTTQRVESINSFFDQFVHKHTHLYEFVEAYCEAMEARANEEIMADTSTTRNLRQIVTCFPVEELFQKIYTYAKFHEVQRECSRVLYVRCLSKKMLEESVEEYELKDRISLLRRTFIKPPSTDKPVEANIKLPPSIDKPVEANIKLPPSTDKPVEENIVLPPQLAVLINSTHMILVYDLNNQTKVPGKYILHRWQKDVERKHTKVKVMYHDPLKTEVVCRYDKLMVLFEPLLSKAASYKESMDVVVEISHLLAMRLDEKIAMLDRQK
- the LOC130469695 gene encoding protein FAR-RED IMPAIRED RESPONSE 1-like; this encodes MEGSGAEIGDEIGDGSREVDGEEEEEEDFIWRYEPQSSSDKEGLGFMEGGEDCFTTPKKRMVVTDYGEEEEVLELKGYAKQKGFGVARHCGSVKSSVGSDKEKGIGKEKRNCLWTCECYGVPERRRKVIGDKVASDSKLHEITGSGVRKSKKCQCPVHVFASVNKLGEWVIRRAVMVHENHHPTPSKSRIIAYNRKKFLRENPHVLTQANVCSKSGMSVAQTYNLMAVQHNGRGRMPFLRKDLNDVVAKERKARTSGGDAKAMFDYFKKMKADNSDFFHVYRQGANGILQDVLWVDARSRAAYEEFGDVVCFDSTYLTNKYKMSFANFFGVNHHGQSILLGCALVSHENSDTFEWIFGNWLECMGGKAPIGILTDQDPAMRRALRSTMSDTCHRWCI